The following proteins come from a genomic window of Paenibacillus spongiae:
- a CDS encoding carbohydrate ABC transporter permease, which translates to MAASPARRKPHGKLAELARNVKQHRQGYMLLAPYFILFFIFTAFPVVMAFGLSFTYYNVLETPKWIGWENYATLFIKDEVFLIALKNTLLFALITGPISYIACFLLAWLINELSPKIRAVVTLLFYAPSISGNVYLIWQVGFSGDSFGYVNAFLIKWGFILEPIQWLQDPRYMLIIIMIVQLWLSLGTAFLAFIAGLQSMDTTLIEAGAIDGVRNRWQELWYITLPSMRPQLLFGAVMQITSSFAVADVATSMVGFPSPQYAAHTIVTHLNDFGTIRFEMGYACAIATILFVIMLGSNLVIQWLLRKVGE; encoded by the coding sequence ATGGCTGCATCTCCTGCCCGCAGGAAGCCGCACGGCAAGCTGGCGGAGCTTGCAAGAAACGTCAAGCAGCACAGGCAAGGCTATATGCTGCTCGCTCCATACTTTATCTTGTTCTTCATCTTCACCGCGTTCCCGGTCGTAATGGCCTTCGGGCTCAGCTTCACGTATTACAACGTGCTGGAGACGCCCAAGTGGATCGGCTGGGAGAACTACGCGACCTTGTTCATTAAGGACGAAGTGTTTCTGATCGCACTGAAGAATACGTTATTATTCGCGCTCATTACCGGGCCGATCAGCTACATCGCCTGCTTCCTGCTCGCCTGGCTCATTAACGAGCTATCGCCGAAAATCCGCGCCGTCGTCACGCTGCTCTTCTATGCGCCATCCATATCGGGCAATGTCTATTTGATCTGGCAGGTCGGGTTCTCGGGCGATTCCTTCGGCTACGTCAATGCCTTCCTCATCAAGTGGGGATTCATCCTCGAACCGATCCAATGGCTGCAGGATCCCCGATATATGCTGATCATTATTATGATCGTGCAGCTGTGGCTCAGCTTGGGGACGGCCTTCCTCGCCTTTATCGCCGGCCTGCAGAGCATGGATACGACCTTGATCGAGGCGGGCGCGATCGACGGGGTGAGAAACCGGTGGCAGGAGCTGTGGTATATTACACTGCCTTCCATGCGTCCGCAGTTATTGTTCGGAGCCGTTATGCAAATTACGAGCTCGTTTGCCGTTGCCGATGTGGCGACCAGCATGGTCGGATTTCCGAGCCCGCAGTATGCGGCGCATACGATCGTCACCCATCTGAACGACTTCGGGACGATCCGGTTCGAAATGGGCTATGCGTGCGCCATCGCTACGATTCTGTTCGTCATTATGCTCGGCTCCAACCTCGTGATTCAATGGCTTCTCAGGAAAGTAGGGGAATGA
- a CDS encoding extracellular solute-binding protein, with protein MKRKSKYRMVAAVALITAICIALPQPVPLVTGSYADGPAPTGIELGSTNKDGYDQYLARYAQAARPERELTIPGDRFSNAEGMQINVVDGVDGASGKAIETGESGIVSWELDVQDEGLYNIELRFRPMEGKGSDIDRELNIDGKLPFAEAKNLVFRRLWKNNGAAVRDDNGNDMYTPQAEVPIWQEVFVQSSDGRHGEPYSFYFSKGKHVISLVSAKEPMMIDYIKLRQTDKVPSYRDLSEHYKRQGYKEASGAMVKVQGEAAGIKSSAVLYPMMDRSSPAVEPYDVSKIRLNTIGSFNWSEAGQWVSWDIEVPEDGLYKIGVKYNQSLQRGVTSYRKLMIDGKVPFSEMESVAFDFSSDWQMKEIGDGEEPYLFYLTKGKHVLRMDVTLGEMALYLRSIESSVLELNTIYRRIVMVTGTVPDEYRDYQLDLKLPEMTGLFRKQADLIASIAARIEKTTGGSSDRTATLNRIVYQLRDMADNPDTVTRRLETFKSNISSLGSWIFSVNYMPLSVDYIVVASPEQKMPRASATAWGNIKHQAGTFLLSFFNDYNALGSSKGKDGDKIKVWITMGLDQAKIVKRMIEETFTPVTGVAVDLQVVTEAVLLQAMLAGRGPDVAFSVANDKPLNYALRSGVEDLSKYPGFDEVKKQFSDSAFVPYSFNGGVYALPSDQYFPVLFYRKDILEEMKLEVPQTWDDVYAMVPELQKQNLIFGFPIQVLVKTGSNVQDSANLPVNFTFGTMLYQADGELYTKDGKASALDSEESVKSFIQWSELYTTYKLPLETDFTNRFRSGEMPIGIADYTRFNIISVVAPELKGLWDFTLTPGTRLPDGSIRRDVPAYGSGAVMLKSSKHKENAWKFMQWWASSKVQAKYGLENEAIFGPAGRYATANIQAVEQLPWQVKDYKTLMEQWKWVKGVPEVPGGYFTGRHLDNAFRSVVISNEDPREAIDNYTRYINDEIKKKRKEFGLPND; from the coding sequence ATGAAACGAAAGAGCAAATATCGAATGGTTGCGGCAGTAGCCCTGATAACGGCAATATGCATTGCTTTACCGCAGCCGGTGCCTCTTGTGACAGGAAGCTATGCCGATGGACCAGCCCCGACGGGTATCGAGCTCGGATCCACGAATAAGGACGGCTACGACCAATACTTGGCCCGATATGCCCAGGCCGCAAGACCGGAACGCGAGCTGACGATTCCTGGTGATAGGTTCTCGAATGCGGAGGGCATGCAGATCAATGTTGTTGACGGAGTAGACGGGGCAAGCGGCAAAGCGATCGAAACCGGAGAATCGGGAATCGTTTCATGGGAATTGGATGTCCAGGATGAAGGTCTGTACAACATCGAGCTGCGTTTTCGCCCCATGGAGGGGAAAGGCTCGGATATCGACCGCGAATTGAATATCGACGGCAAGCTGCCCTTTGCCGAAGCGAAGAATCTCGTATTCCGCAGACTGTGGAAGAACAATGGCGCAGCGGTCCGCGACGATAACGGGAACGACATGTACACCCCGCAAGCGGAAGTGCCGATTTGGCAGGAAGTGTTCGTACAGAGCTCGGACGGACGCCATGGAGAGCCGTATTCGTTCTATTTCTCAAAGGGAAAACACGTCATATCGCTCGTTTCCGCCAAGGAACCGATGATGATTGATTATATAAAGCTTCGCCAGACGGACAAGGTGCCGTCTTATCGGGATCTCTCGGAGCACTATAAGCGGCAAGGATATAAAGAAGCGTCCGGCGCGATGGTCAAAGTGCAGGGCGAGGCGGCGGGGATCAAATCGAGCGCCGTGCTCTATCCGATGATGGACCGCAGCAGTCCGGCCGTGGAGCCGTATGACGTATCCAAGATCCGGCTCAATACGATCGGCTCCTTCAACTGGTCGGAAGCCGGGCAGTGGGTAAGCTGGGACATCGAAGTGCCCGAGGACGGATTATACAAAATCGGGGTGAAATACAATCAAAGCCTGCAGCGCGGAGTAACCTCGTACCGCAAGCTGATGATTGACGGGAAGGTGCCCTTCTCCGAGATGGAGAGCGTGGCCTTCGACTTCTCGTCCGATTGGCAGATGAAAGAAATCGGCGATGGAGAAGAGCCGTATCTCTTCTATCTCACGAAAGGGAAGCATGTGCTCCGGATGGACGTCACGCTGGGCGAGATGGCGCTGTACCTGCGCAGCATCGAATCGAGCGTTCTCGAGCTGAACACGATCTACCGGCGGATTGTGATGGTGACAGGCACGGTCCCGGACGAATACCGCGATTACCAGCTGGATTTGAAATTGCCGGAGATGACCGGCCTGTTCCGCAAGCAAGCCGACCTGATTGCATCGATTGCGGCGCGGATCGAGAAGACGACGGGCGGCAGCAGCGACCGGACGGCCACGCTGAACCGGATCGTGTACCAGCTGCGCGATATGGCGGACAATCCGGATACGGTTACGCGCAGGCTGGAGACATTCAAGTCCAACATCAGCTCGCTCGGATCCTGGATCTTCTCGGTCAACTACATGCCGTTATCCGTGGACTATATTGTCGTCGCTTCGCCGGAACAGAAGATGCCCCGGGCAAGCGCCACGGCATGGGGGAATATCAAGCACCAGGCCGGCACCTTCCTCTTGTCGTTCTTTAACGACTACAATGCGCTTGGCTCTTCCAAGGGGAAGGACGGGGACAAGATCAAGGTCTGGATCACGATGGGACTCGACCAGGCGAAGATCGTCAAGCGGATGATCGAAGAAACGTTCACGCCGGTTACGGGCGTTGCCGTCGATCTGCAGGTCGTTACCGAAGCCGTCCTGCTGCAGGCGATGCTGGCCGGACGCGGGCCGGACGTGGCCTTCTCGGTAGCCAATGATAAACCGCTGAACTATGCGCTGCGGAGCGGCGTGGAGGATTTGTCGAAATACCCGGGATTCGATGAGGTGAAGAAGCAGTTCAGCGACAGCGCCTTCGTTCCTTATTCGTTCAACGGGGGCGTCTATGCGCTGCCAAGCGATCAATACTTCCCTGTGCTCTTCTACCGGAAGGATATCTTGGAGGAGATGAAGCTGGAGGTGCCGCAGACCTGGGACGATGTCTATGCGATGGTGCCGGAACTGCAGAAGCAGAACCTGATCTTCGGCTTCCCTATTCAAGTGCTGGTCAAGACGGGCTCTAACGTGCAGGACAGCGCTAACCTGCCGGTCAACTTCACCTTCGGGACGATGCTCTATCAAGCCGACGGGGAGCTGTACACCAAGGATGGAAAAGCGAGCGCCCTCGATTCGGAGGAGTCGGTGAAGTCCTTCATCCAATGGTCGGAGCTGTACACCACGTATAAGCTTCCGCTGGAAACCGACTTTACGAACCGGTTCCGCAGCGGCGAGATGCCGATCGGAATCGCCGATTATACGAGATTCAACATTATCAGCGTCGTCGCGCCGGAATTGAAAGGGTTGTGGGACTTCACCCTTACGCCGGGCACCAGGCTGCCGGACGGATCGATTCGCCGGGATGTCCCTGCCTACGGAAGCGGGGCGGTCATGCTGAAGAGCAGCAAGCATAAGGAGAACGCCTGGAAATTTATGCAGTGGTGGGCCAGCTCCAAGGTTCAGGCCAAATACGGGCTGGAGAACGAGGCCATATTCGGTCCGGCGGGGCGGTACGCGACCGCGAACATCCAGGCGGTCGAACAGCTGCCATGGCAGGTGAAGGACTACAAGACGTTGATGGAGCAGTGGAAATGGGTGAAGGGCGTTCCGGAAGTGCCGGGCGGCTATTTCACGGGCCGTCATCTCGACAACGCCTTCCGCAGCGTCGTCATCTCCAATGAAGATCCGAGGGAAGCAATCGACAATTATACGAGATATATTAACGACGAAATTAAGAAGAAGCGTAAAGAGTTCGGCTTGCCGAACGACTAG
- a CDS encoding ABC transporter substrate-binding protein — translation MKLMKAGTLILMFALLINVLAACSGGNSNQPAANNTNNKTDAGTVEPPASEEPAEEPKEEEPVTKVMDFGGKPLRIGQWWGMDAYLNDEEKAKQKKVEEKFNTKIEYVTVTDTTARLITSSVAGEPFADIVMIPLREAFPKLVVEGYVQPIDDVVDLGLPAFADNLVTMTNGKFQGKQYGISEPYAESHGLYYDKTLLQKLGLPDPYELQEKGEWTWDQFVDMLKKIKAGGKVPLHVDSEPLLASILIYTNEGKIEDPATNKIALDEPNTMEALQFFNDLYNVHKVIHKDEQASFGDGGIAFVNGYRWDNLGYVKDKPNDIGYVFFPKGPKATEYVVPYDKMNLWFIPKGVQNAEAVLSAFTELFEFEVKKGKDIKLQKEEPNMKNKESLDTMRKMFDSTYKIINYQAYVGLSDVVEEAFKNIASGKESPATAIERIKPMAQGAIDVSTKK, via the coding sequence ATGAAGCTAATGAAGGCAGGAACCCTAATCCTTATGTTTGCCTTGCTCATCAATGTGTTGGCGGCATGCTCGGGCGGCAATTCGAATCAACCGGCGGCTAATAACACGAACAATAAGACCGATGCAGGTACCGTGGAACCGCCTGCTTCGGAAGAGCCGGCGGAAGAGCCGAAGGAAGAGGAGCCGGTCACGAAAGTGATGGACTTCGGCGGCAAACCGCTTCGCATCGGTCAATGGTGGGGGATGGATGCTTACCTGAACGATGAAGAGAAGGCCAAGCAGAAGAAGGTGGAAGAAAAATTCAATACGAAGATCGAGTATGTCACCGTTACGGATACGACGGCGCGTCTGATTACGTCCTCCGTTGCGGGCGAGCCGTTCGCCGATATCGTGATGATCCCGCTGCGCGAGGCGTTCCCGAAGCTGGTTGTAGAAGGCTATGTGCAGCCGATTGACGACGTTGTCGACTTGGGCCTGCCGGCGTTCGCCGACAATCTGGTCACGATGACCAACGGGAAGTTCCAGGGCAAGCAATACGGGATATCCGAGCCGTATGCGGAAAGCCATGGGCTCTACTATGACAAGACGCTTCTGCAGAAGCTCGGCTTGCCGGATCCTTATGAGCTGCAGGAGAAGGGCGAATGGACCTGGGACCAGTTCGTCGACATGCTGAAGAAGATCAAAGCCGGCGGCAAGGTTCCTCTTCACGTCGATAGCGAACCTCTGCTCGCCTCGATTCTGATTTACACGAACGAAGGCAAGATTGAGGATCCGGCGACGAATAAAATCGCGCTTGACGAGCCGAACACGATGGAAGCGCTGCAGTTCTTCAACGATCTGTACAACGTTCACAAAGTGATTCACAAGGATGAGCAAGCTTCGTTCGGCGACGGCGGCATTGCGTTCGTTAACGGCTACCGCTGGGATAACCTCGGATATGTGAAGGATAAGCCGAACGATATCGGATATGTGTTCTTCCCTAAGGGTCCGAAGGCAACGGAATATGTCGTGCCGTACGACAAGATGAACCTGTGGTTCATTCCGAAGGGCGTCCAGAATGCGGAAGCCGTGCTGTCCGCCTTCACCGAGCTGTTCGAATTCGAGGTGAAGAAAGGGAAGGATATCAAGCTTCAGAAGGAAGAGCCGAACATGAAGAACAAAGAGTCGCTGGATACGATGAGGAAGATGTTCGACAGCACCTACAAGATTATCAATTATCAAGCCTATGTCGGATTGTCCGACGTTGTGGAGGAAGCGTTCAAGAACATCGCAAGCGGCAAAGAGTCGCCGGCCACGGCGATTGAGCGGATCAAACCCATGGCGCAAGGGGCCATCGACGTGTCCACGAAAAAATAA
- a CDS encoding ABC transporter substrate-binding protein translates to MKNRWLTLIFAAMVTAAVFGLFASDSRQSSPVSNTSQDSFSDDAYQRAKQDTAIIIQDEASTSPQAEEGLDLQGEPLRIGQWWAMEGELTAEELERQRRVEAKYHTRVQYVHVPLEQAASRLITSSIAGQPVADIMMLEVNWAFPKLVEEGYLQELDGLIDLNDPKFSDNPITMKHGKFRGKQYGVTLPYSEANGLYYNKTLLQEAGVQDPYELQEKGEWTWSKFMTICRALKKKGTPCLADYPVENTTFFIYSNDGAVVEDNKVAFDSPNAMEAIEFMRKLYDAGDLIGEEGIIERNVAFAYGYRWDALGYSGNPAMKDELGYVFYPKGPRAKDYIVPYQKMNLWFMPKGTKYAKAKWAAWSELYEMDMEKGFNVRLEKEKPYFKSEPNMKTLRKMFDRIKLVEYTSYIGFKELYEESVKEIMACRQSPEWGMQQIKAQAQAAIDISLKK, encoded by the coding sequence ATGAAGAACAGATGGTTAACGCTTATATTCGCCGCTATGGTTACGGCTGCCGTCTTCGGATTGTTCGCTTCCGATTCCAGGCAATCCTCTCCTGTCTCGAATACGAGTCAAGACAGCTTCTCCGATGATGCGTATCAACGGGCGAAGCAGGATACGGCAATCATCATACAGGATGAAGCCTCGACGAGCCCTCAGGCAGAAGAAGGGCTTGATCTGCAGGGTGAGCCGCTTCGCATCGGACAATGGTGGGCGATGGAGGGAGAGCTGACGGCCGAAGAGCTCGAACGTCAGCGCAGAGTCGAAGCCAAGTACCATACGAGAGTGCAGTATGTGCATGTCCCGCTCGAGCAGGCTGCATCCCGTCTGATTACATCATCCATCGCCGGGCAGCCGGTCGCCGACATTATGATGCTCGAAGTGAACTGGGCGTTCCCGAAATTGGTCGAGGAGGGATATCTGCAGGAGCTTGACGGTTTGATTGATCTGAACGATCCCAAATTCAGCGACAATCCGATTACGATGAAGCACGGCAAATTCAGAGGCAAGCAATATGGCGTTACCCTTCCCTATTCGGAAGCCAACGGACTCTATTACAACAAAACGCTGCTTCAGGAAGCGGGTGTTCAGGACCCATACGAGCTGCAGGAGAAGGGGGAGTGGACGTGGAGCAAATTTATGACGATATGCAGAGCCTTGAAGAAGAAGGGCACGCCTTGTCTGGCCGACTACCCTGTGGAGAACACGACATTCTTCATCTACTCGAATGACGGAGCCGTCGTCGAGGACAACAAGGTGGCCTTCGACAGCCCGAACGCCATGGAAGCGATCGAGTTCATGCGCAAGCTGTACGATGCCGGCGATCTGATCGGCGAAGAAGGCATTATAGAGAGGAATGTCGCATTCGCATACGGCTACCGCTGGGATGCGCTAGGCTATTCGGGCAATCCCGCCATGAAAGACGAGCTCGGGTATGTGTTCTATCCCAAAGGGCCGAGGGCGAAGGATTATATCGTGCCCTATCAGAAGATGAACCTGTGGTTCATGCCGAAAGGGACGAAATATGCCAAGGCCAAGTGGGCTGCCTGGTCGGAGCTGTATGAGATGGATATGGAGAAAGGCTTTAACGTGCGGCTGGAGAAGGAGAAGCCCTACTTCAAATCCGAGCCAAACATGAAGACGCTGCGGAAGATGTTCGACAGGATCAAGCTGGTCGAGTACACGTCTTACATTGGCTTCAAAGAATTATACGAAGAATCGGTCAAAGAAATCATGGCCTGCAGGCAATCGCCCGAATGGGGGATGCAGCAGATCAAAGCGCAGGCGCAGGCGGCCATTGACATATCGCTCAAGAAATAA
- a CDS encoding response regulator transcription factor: MYKVLIVDDESWVVESLKASVDWNSLGFEVAGEAYSGLEALAFIQAHKPQVVFTDIRMQGMSGLELIKKGGELPDPPKFVVVSGYAEFAYAQRALNYGAAMYCLKPYDEQEIADVLSKLKKHLDAAQQLSDTLLLQMLAEEGGGSPDAIKREFDKHGIRIDAGHAVGAMVCDAGDGRFPQVEHALRLKIGIRKMLYIMAYDSLTEAARKLEAEWPDGLKGAGVSFAFTDSHMLKNAMGSANLLASHYFITGSEGVNWHREASQGTLNKVIKQIGSAIGSKEFAVLGGLFDEAGRLFQQEGYTVKHALRLYNVVISLLYSMNEEERDGMLFSYEQLMETFRSLPDMLDYLKGVSMRMIRKNPEYAVKETGNETFKLILQDVHDNFRSDISIQSLTQKYFISPNYVSQLFKKEVGETFTSYMTKLRINYACELLEQTNYLVNEIAEKAGYHDYFYFTRMFKKMTGRTPTQFREQSGT, translated from the coding sequence ATGTATAAAGTGCTTATTGTGGATGACGAAAGCTGGGTGGTCGAGAGCCTCAAGGCGAGTGTGGATTGGAACAGCCTTGGCTTCGAAGTGGCGGGGGAAGCATACAGCGGATTGGAAGCGCTGGCGTTCATTCAGGCTCATAAGCCGCAGGTGGTATTCACCGATATTCGCATGCAGGGGATGAGCGGGCTTGAATTGATCAAGAAGGGCGGAGAGCTGCCGGATCCGCCGAAATTCGTGGTCGTCAGCGGCTACGCGGAATTCGCGTATGCGCAGCGGGCGCTCAATTACGGCGCTGCGATGTATTGTCTGAAGCCCTATGACGAGCAAGAGATCGCCGATGTGCTCAGCAAGCTGAAGAAGCACCTGGACGCGGCGCAGCAGCTGTCCGATACGCTGCTGCTCCAGATGCTGGCCGAGGAGGGCGGGGGGAGTCCGGATGCCATCAAACGGGAGTTTGACAAGCATGGCATCCGGATCGATGCCGGCCATGCGGTCGGGGCGATGGTTTGCGATGCCGGGGATGGCCGGTTCCCGCAGGTTGAGCATGCCCTCCGGCTGAAGATCGGGATAAGGAAGATGCTCTATATCATGGCATACGATTCGTTAACCGAGGCGGCCCGGAAGCTGGAAGCCGAGTGGCCGGATGGACTGAAGGGTGCCGGCGTCAGCTTCGCATTCACCGATTCCCATATGCTGAAGAACGCGATGGGGAGCGCCAATTTACTGGCCAGCCACTATTTCATTACCGGCTCTGAAGGGGTTAACTGGCATCGCGAGGCTTCGCAGGGGACGTTGAACAAGGTGATCAAACAAATCGGTTCGGCTATCGGCAGCAAAGAATTCGCCGTGCTGGGCGGGCTGTTCGACGAGGCCGGCCGGTTGTTCCAGCAAGAGGGATATACGGTCAAGCATGCCCTTCGCTTGTATAACGTCGTGATTTCCCTCTTATACAGCATGAATGAAGAAGAGAGGGACGGGATGCTATTCAGCTATGAGCAGCTGATGGAGACGTTCCGGAGCTTGCCGGATATGCTCGACTACTTGAAGGGCGTATCGATGAGGATGATCCGCAAGAATCCGGAATACGCCGTGAAGGAAACGGGCAATGAGACGTTCAAATTGATTCTGCAGGATGTCCATGACAATTTCCGCAGCGACATCTCGATTCAGAGCCTGACGCAGAAATATTTCATCAGCCCGAATTATGTGAGCCAGCTGTTCAAGAAGGAAGTGGGTGAAACGTTCACCTCTTATATGACGAAGCTGCGAATTAACTACGCTTGTGAGCTGCTGGAGCAGACGAATTACCTTGTGAACGAAATCGCCGAGAAGGCGGGCTATCACGACTATTTCTATTTTACGCGAATGTTCAAGAAGATGACGGGCCGTACGCCTACCCAGTTCAGGGAGCAGTCGGGCACATGA
- a CDS encoding cache domain-containing sensor histidine kinase: protein MAFYRRLSIRSQLSFIAVCIAAVMLFIISITYIQMSGIISSNNEQYTKDMIAQIKQTVHSNKDVIDRLMTNIAYNNDVQNYLTEPEIAQIYMYSKRISSLFINMRTLKEGILDIVLHGEDGRWYDLYGGKKWTGPFAPMLAPKDAIHYFGLQNFGDAYQSENCILVGMKIKSFQSGDRFNSVIGTLFFVIDPTALIGESGSIAEQLATQSFLVDRENKIISSSNPEEVGSELDVIIAEDTSPGESRKIIVNGQTYAVQTEDLPEISSMIVSMIPVAELLRDISKIRKLELAVFIFGAIIMFALFMLVINNVLLPLKKLMAFISSIKRGDLNKLKNRIHLQGYAEITVMSNELNSMLDEVDNLTHQLLETNAMLYETELEKNKSELSFLRSQINPHFLYNTLEMVKGMAAVKGANEIREIAKALGQIFRYSIKGGDRVALQTEMGIIESYMYIQQIRFGDRFRVRYELTDEAMACQIPKMILQPIVENAVFHGLETKEEQGTLVISGKVNEQKELVIAVEDDGLGITPERLEQIRNVLTQRRQAIQDREDAQVSSIGLANVNNRIKLTFGDMYGLYIDSTLGEGTIIQLVMPARGTLHV from the coding sequence GTGGCATTTTACCGTCGATTGTCCATTCGGTCACAGCTGTCGTTTATCGCGGTATGCATCGCAGCCGTTATGCTGTTCATCATCTCGATCACCTATATTCAGATGTCCGGGATTATCAGCAGCAACAATGAGCAGTACACGAAAGACATGATCGCGCAGATCAAGCAGACCGTCCATTCGAACAAAGACGTTATCGACCGGCTGATGACCAATATTGCTTACAACAATGACGTGCAGAATTATTTAACCGAACCGGAAATCGCGCAGATCTACATGTATTCCAAAAGAATCAGCAGCCTGTTCATCAACATGCGGACGTTGAAGGAGGGGATTCTGGATATCGTCCTCCACGGGGAGGACGGGCGATGGTACGATCTGTACGGCGGGAAGAAGTGGACGGGGCCCTTCGCCCCGATGCTTGCCCCGAAGGATGCGATTCATTATTTCGGCTTGCAGAACTTTGGAGACGCTTACCAGAGTGAGAACTGCATCCTGGTAGGCATGAAAATCAAGTCGTTTCAGTCGGGCGACCGGTTCAATTCGGTCATTGGCACGCTGTTCTTCGTGATCGATCCGACCGCGCTGATCGGCGAGTCCGGTTCGATCGCGGAGCAGCTCGCCACACAATCGTTTCTGGTGGACCGGGAGAATAAGATCATCTCCAGCAGCAATCCGGAGGAAGTCGGCAGCGAGCTGGATGTCATTATCGCGGAGGATACGTCACCCGGCGAATCGCGGAAGATTATCGTGAACGGGCAGACGTACGCCGTCCAGACGGAGGATCTGCCGGAGATCAGCAGCATGATCGTCAGCATGATTCCCGTTGCCGAGCTGCTGCGCGACATCTCGAAGATCCGCAAGCTGGAGCTGGCCGTGTTTATTTTCGGGGCGATCATTATGTTTGCTCTGTTCATGCTGGTCATTAACAATGTGCTGCTTCCGCTCAAGAAGCTGATGGCCTTCATCAGCAGCATCAAGCGGGGGGATCTGAACAAGCTGAAGAACCGGATTCATCTGCAGGGCTACGCGGAAATTACAGTCATGTCCAACGAGCTGAACAGCATGCTGGACGAGGTCGACAATTTGACGCATCAGCTGCTGGAGACGAATGCGATGCTGTATGAAACGGAGCTGGAGAAGAACAAATCGGAGCTGTCTTTTCTGCGCAGTCAAATTAACCCGCATTTTCTGTACAATACGCTGGAAATGGTCAAAGGGATGGCGGCTGTCAAAGGCGCCAATGAAATTCGCGAGATCGCCAAGGCGCTCGGACAAATCTTCCGTTACAGCATTAAAGGCGGGGACAGGGTGGCGCTCCAAACGGAGATGGGCATTATCGAATCCTATATGTATATCCAACAAATCCGCTTCGGCGACCGGTTCCGCGTCCGATATGAGCTGACGGATGAAGCGATGGCATGCCAGATTCCGAAGATGATTCTTCAGCCGATCGTCGAGAATGCCGTCTTTCATGGCTTGGAGACGAAGGAGGAGCAGGGGACGCTGGTCATCAGCGGGAAGGTGAACGAGCAGAAGGAGCTGGTCATTGCGGTGGAGGATGACGGTCTGGGAATCACCCCCGAGCGTCTGGAGCAGATCCGGAACGTGCTCACGCAGCGGCGGCAGGCGATCCAGGACCGGGAGGACGCGCAGGTATCCAGTATCGGACTGGCCAACGTGAATAATCGGATCAAGCTCACCTTTGGCGATATGTATGGACTCTACATCGACAGCACACTTGGAGAAGGAACGATAATACAGCTGGTGATGCCGGCAAGGGGGACTTTACATGTATAA